A genome region from bacterium Unc6 includes the following:
- a CDS encoding cell division protein FtsH, which produces MSDGELYRLLKTSPLGIHAIEKEADILHVQMSDEKKYRVIIPETDTQMVELIRESGVDFTNRQPRRALQQFLLFFGPTILFIFIIWLLFFRGAVQGGAKIFSFGRSGARMVAQAQNPITFKDVAGVDEAKEEMQEIIEFLKDPKKFQKLGGRIPKGVLLMGAPGTGKTLLAKAVAGEAGVPFFSISGSDFVEMFVGVGASRVRDLFEQAKRATKTIGKGCIVFIDEIDAVGRQRFAGLGGGHDEREQTLNALLVEMDGFDTQEGIICVAATNRPDVLDPALLRRGRFDRQIVINRPDILGREAILNVHIKKVKPAKDIDIKSIARQTSGFSGADLANLVNEAALLAARKGKEDITILEFQAAIERVIAGPEKKSRIISPHERQLVAYHESGHALLALLIPGSEPLHKVSMIPRGLALGYTMRLPTEDRYIISKNELLGRVVGLLGGRTSEELIFNEITTGAANDLDIATEIVRHMVCEYGMAEGLGLVTLGKGQHQVFLGRDLLEERNYSEKTAQVIDEEIHRLLNTAYTRAKQVLSENLDKLKILATTLMEKEVLEMKEVEELLGLKIVKV; this is translated from the coding sequence ATGTCTGACGGAGAACTTTACAGGCTACTTAAAACATCGCCCCTTGGTATCCATGCTATTGAAAAAGAAGCAGATATACTCCATGTACAGATGAGCGATGAAAAGAAATACCGTGTAATAATACCGGAAACAGACACACAAATGGTAGAACTTATAAGAGAAAGCGGTGTTGATTTTACAAATAGACAACCAAGAAGGGCATTGCAACAGTTCTTACTTTTTTTTGGACCTACTATTCTTTTTATATTTATAATCTGGCTTTTATTCTTTCGTGGGGCAGTGCAAGGGGGGGCAAAGATATTTTCATTCGGTAGAAGTGGCGCAAGAATGGTTGCACAGGCGCAAAATCCCATTACATTTAAGGATGTTGCGGGTGTTGACGAGGCAAAGGAAGAGATGCAGGAGATAATAGAATTTTTAAAAGACCCGAAAAAATTTCAGAAACTCGGTGGGCGGATACCCAAAGGTGTTCTTCTTATGGGAGCTCCTGGGACAGGTAAAACACTTCTTGCAAAGGCTGTCGCAGGAGAAGCAGGTGTGCCATTTTTTAGTATATCAGGTTCTGATTTTGTAGAAATGTTTGTAGGCGTGGGAGCATCAAGGGTAAGAGACCTTTTTGAACAGGCAAAAAGAGCTACAAAAACAATTGGTAAGGGCTGTATAGTATTTATAGATGAAATAGATGCAGTTGGAAGACAGAGGTTTGCAGGACTTGGCGGAGGACACGATGAAAGAGAACAGACACTTAATGCACTCCTTGTTGAGATGGATGGGTTTGACACACAGGAAGGCATCATATGTGTTGCTGCTACAAACAGGCCTGATGTTCTTGACCCTGCTCTTTTAAGAAGAGGAAGGTTTGATAGACAGATTGTTATAAACAGACCAGATATTCTCGGAAGAGAGGCTATCTTAAATGTTCATATAAAGAAAGTAAAACCTGCAAAGGATATTGATATAAAATCCATTGCAAGACAAACATCAGGTTTTTCTGGGGCAGACCTTGCAAATCTTGTAAACGAGGCTGCACTTCTTGCAGCAAGAAAGGGTAAAGAAGACATTACCATACTTGAATTTCAAGCCGCCATAGAGAGGGTTATTGCGGGGCCTGAAAAGAAAAGCAGAATAATAAGTCCACATGAAAGACAGTTGGTTGCATACCATGAATCAGGACATGCACTTCTTGCACTTTTAATACCAGGTTCAGAACCTCTTCATAAGGTTTCTATGATACCGAGGGGGCTTGCACTTGGATATACTATGAGGCTTCCCACAGAAGATAGATATATAATAAGCAAGAATGAGCTTTTAGGAAGGGTTGTGGGATTGCTTGGCGGAAGGACGTCTGAAGAACTGATATTTAATGAAATAACAACAGGAGCGGCAAATGACCTTGATATTGCGACAGAGATTGTAAGACATATGGTGTGTGAATATGGGATGGCAGAAGGGCTTGGTCTTGTTACGCTTGGCAAAGGGCAGCACCAGGTATTTCTTGGAAGAGACCTGTTAGAGGAAAGAAATTATTCTGAAAAAACCGCTCAGGTTATTGATGAAGAAATTCATCGTTTATTAAATACCGCATATACCAGGGCAAAACAGGTGCTATCTGAAAATTTAGATAAACTTAAGATCCTTGCCACAACATTGATGGAAAAAGAGGTTCTTGAGATGAAAGAGGTGGAGGAATTGCTTGGCCTAAAGATAGTGAAGGTATAA